The nucleotide window GCCATATTGGCAAAGGTTGCGCCTTATAATAACGGGTGGAATCGGTTCGGGAATCGAAATTTTTCTCGGCAACTGCAAACTTACTAACAATGGGCGGTATTGCAATATTTGAGATCAGTCACAGCCCGACAATAATCAGTTAACCATGAATTGGTTGGATCGACGAAGTAGTCGTTGTCAACCAAAATCGTCGGTATTGGGTTTGAGGAACCGCCTCGACAACCAGAGGTGTTGGTCGGTACCAAAAAACCGACATTCTCATTCGGTTTTCGTGGCTTGTCAGCTTGTTGATCGACATTTCAGTATTTCATAACCAAATGCCAACCTTATCTCATAATGTCGTTTCATTTTGTAGAACTTACCTATCTCATATTTCATACCCCTTTCTCCATGTAGTTACAGAAGATAGGAAGAAAGAGATATGAAACGTGTTAAGTTCTAATTTTACTCCAAAAATAGGgcccacaaaaacaaaaatgagaatCAAGCACACCAGTCAAGAACAAGAACTATGTGCCAAATTCAAGTATACTAAAATAGTATTGAAATATTTGGCTCCGAGAAGAACATTAATcttaaatcaaagaaaatatatagtaTATACCCGCAAGCTCCATTACTTTAGATACAAAATTGGTGGAGATGAGAGTCTAACCGTTAGATCAGTGATCAGTCTCTCTTCAGCCACCTAAACTCAGTAATGGAAATGCCCCATGCAAATCCCagttagaaagaaaataaagcacCCCACAATTAACAACACTCAAATACAGACAATAACCATATGCTAGAACATTACAcagattaaattaattaatctatATTAACCGTGGACCGACCAACCTTATAGTATTATGGTACCTAATAACATATTTCATATGATGCCAATAATTTAAGCCCTCTAATTATtattcatattattattattattaaagtcTCTCTGCCTAAGAAAGAGGAGCTCTCTGAGGAGCACCCTTTCTCCGGCTGCTAAGGGAGAGGACAATCCCCGGGAGAAATCCActgcctttcttcttcttcttcttgatgaCCTCCGGTTCTTGCGACATTACTGAATCACTTGTGGCCTCATTGGAGCATGATGAAGCTCTATATTGCAAAGGGTCCTCTATGATGGAGCTAGGAATCATGTGGCCATCATCATCGATCACCTCCGAACCATCCATGCGTAAACCCTCAAATTGAGAAATTGTGAAGTCGGACTCATCAAATCGGTAGAGTATGCCAGATAAATCTTCCCCTTGGTACACCAGGTGATCAACCTGCCACATATAGATTTGTTACATGTCTGTcacattagtttttttttatcaatggGAGAGGGGAGATTTGAACGTAAGGCttcttccaaaagaaaaaaacaagagcATGGCTAATGCATATATCAAGGCCTAGTTTGGCAGCAAAGATTCTAATAGCAAAGTTTGAAAGTCTGAGGTGCAGGGAAAAAAACAAGCAGTATGAGCATTAAAACACAGTTTTTGTCTTCTACATAAACTGAATAAGTGTATATGGAATGGgacttttttcttccttttatcTTTAAGCCAAAAAGCAAAGATGCTTCCAAGATTGCAAATGAAGTTGAAAAATATTGGCTGGTGTGTCAGAAAATAAGTAAAAACCCTTCATTCAAACAGGCAATTGGACAATGAGAGACTGAAAGGGTAGAGAGACatgatgaaatgaaatggaCCTTGCATgagagagaacaaaagtggAAAGGCTCTTGAAGAATCCTGTCACAAGTGAGGCAGATATTGGCAGAGCCCTGCTTGCAAGTCCTAGACTGGGGCCTCTGATTCAAGAATATCACTTTGGCACCGTTGATTGTATAGGGCTGCCACCAAATAAGGAACACAGTTGTTAACAGAATTGAAAAACCCTATGCTCTCAGTTCtttcaccatcatcatcatcaaactcaaacaaaaaaacacagaaaagatttaagtatttttcttttctttaatttggttttgttttattttaagtcATCAAAATTGAATACCTGAATATAGGAACAGTCAATGAGCTTTTCAAGATCACCCAATCGAACCACATCGTGGTATACATATCGCCTAACCTGTCACAtggagccaaaaaaaaaaaaacccaattggACTTGTTTATAGCCACAACAAATGATGATTTACCCTACAATTAAATTACCCTTAACATTAACAATTTTACTTGAGGTAATTTTTCTGCAATGTATGACACAAAGTAATTAAGTTTATCACCATAATCCAACATGTTTTGTAACTTCTAAGTTAAAAAATCTTCCTCCCCACATACATATAGTAACTTGTTGAGCAAAGGATCCACAAGTATAGTGGTTTAGTATCCGTGTAgtatgtgtgagtttagtatgctatCGGCCCTCTAAATAGGAAATGTGTCCTTAAAGGAAATAGTAACATGTTGAAAAACAACTTATTAACTCACCAGGCAATAACCACTTGGACTTGGAAATTTAGGTGAAATGGGTAGACAACCAACCTCTCTCTcatgaaggaaaaataaatgaactgagctcaattgaattgaattaaaGGAGTGGGATCCTTTGGGAATGAAACACTAGAAAAAGAGATAGGGAAAATGTGGTCAAAGTTTCGCTTTCATTGAAAGCAACAGCTGGGGAACCTTTGCAGGGTGGAAATGgatgaaaaagaaatcttCTATTAATAGGAAACAAACCAAATCTAAAAGGTGGGACTCAAACAAGGCATCATCAAACCTTTTTGGCAtaccatatacatatatatataaaataaaatacaattgcaTGAATAAGACAATTTTGACGAGATTCAAACATTCAACAAGAATTATCttctcttattttctttttcgtttaTGTGGCCAGAATCAAGATCattattatgtttttaaaaaagaaaaaaaaatcaaagggagaaattcaccaaaaattgGGAAAAGGCTAGAATTGCTTCTGAACAATGAATTACAACATTTCAGCAAGAGGTTGTTTTAAGACAGTAGTTTCCATAGAGAAACACAAAACACTAAGAGACTAAGACAGAAATTAGGAGGATCATAAATCATCCAATTCTTAGAGATTAAGAAAGGTAaacctttaaaattcataaGCAATGAGCTCTTCACTGAaagaatttcttaattttgcaaataaagaaccaaagaaaaaccaaacccagataaagaaaaaagttaacaaaattccAAGGTACATGTGAGTGGAAATGAGAAAATTGTACagataaataacaaaaattgaagcCACAGTACATAGCTGCACCTGAATTCACTGTAGCAGACAGAATTCTACAGTAAAATTTTCAACAGGATTCCGAATAACCAGAAAattccaaccaaaaaataaaataaaaaaaatccaaaaacacCAAGGATTGAGGGTGACAAGcttaaaaactgaaaaggaAAGCTCAAACAAGCTAGAAGccaatgaaagaaagaaactttggtccaaaaatgatgaaaattcaaaagggtagaaacaaaaattttgaGGAAAACAAGGTAGCTGTGTGCAAGGGTTTGGTGATGGATGGATGGTGTGTGCACTGTCGCAGTGTGGTGGGCTTGGTGAGCAAATTTGGTGAGTGATAGCAGCAGAATCAGCAGTGGCAGTGGGTGAGAATAGTAGAAAAAGTACCTGGAGGAGAGGGTGAGAACGGTGAGAATGGAGGCAGTGGGGGCAAATACTAAGGCAACAGTGCAAACAGAAAATGTTCTTCTCGTTCTTCCTGCGGTTCTCGTGGACCCCACACCCACCAAAGAATGTCTCAGCCATCAAACCCTCCAGCCATGCAGGCTTCATATTACTCATCACACCCCCATCACCGCCACCTCCACTCATTTCCATATTACTAGCTGCAGTTGTTGAACCGTATGCATATGCCTCTCTCACCATCTTTTCTATctttaatttctctctctttctccaagAATATGAAATATATGTCTGTTTTCTCTGAAGAGGAGAAGTGGGATGATAGAAAGAGAGGAACTTTAATTAGCTatactatataatatatagctACCCAATTGATGTTGAtctagcttttttttttcccttaaattcttctctctctcttattttttttcccaagtgGGTTTCTAAAACCCTAACCAAACTTGCTCTTTTATAGCAGGGGAGGTTCCAGAATTGTTGTCGTTTTTAAGACACAcagaaacacagagagagagagagagagagagagagagagagagttttatttataataatcaagaaaaaatgaagaaaacccagaaaaagaaaagcttttgagagagagagagtgatggATTGGTTTGTGAGGTGAGGTGAGGAGGATGTGGTGTGGTGTGGTGTGGTGTAGGATGGGGGAGTGGAGTTAATGGCGGGAAGACAGCCCACAAATGTGTACTTTCTCTGCTCTGCATACTACACAATTCCTTTTTCTACTGTGATCTGAGCGCCCCATTTAACCCCTTTTGCTTTGTATTTTGACTGACTTGTCTAAACAACTGCGCTTAGTTTTGATCACAACATTTACCAAAACAATGTTTATTAATCAGGTCAAACTTAGGTTAAGCGTCATATAATAGAGCTGCAAATTTTCGGCAATACAAAATCAACCTATACTTGTATAGtatacaaacgatattctattttaatctaatctaaattataagaaaggggattcgaacttgaatGAAGAGTATAGTATAATTGTTggcaagaaaaaatattgatattTGTTAAATTGTTTATCGTTCAAGTGAATTTTTATTAGTAATCAATTAGCAAGTACATTGCAGTTTTGTATATACTTGTATAGtatacaaacgatattctattttaatctaatctaaattacgATAAAGGGAATTCGAATTTGGATGAAGAGTATAGTATAATTGTTggcaagaaaaaatattgatattTGTTAAATTGTTTATCGTTCAAGTGAATTTTTATTAGTAATCAATTAGCAAGTACATTGcagttttgtattttcttgaTTTGTTTTATAATCCTATTTGTTACATATAGCAATAATAATATGGATCAATTCTCACCTCAAATGTAAAGAGACTACTTGGTGATCAGAATCTgtcttaaaaattttaaaacaaattattttctttcaaactttGGAACTATGAAGTTTGTTCCATAGGTATTGATCAGGTTCCATTATTCATTGATGGGTTCCATTCTTTCTGCCACAGGGAAAAGCTTTCCTTgccccaaaaaggaaaaaaaaaaaaggcataaCATTAATTCAAGAATATCATTGGAAAATAGCATCTGGTTTAACCCTCCTgttgtaattaattatgaacTAAATCAGGAAATTAACAACAGAgttagaagaagaaagcaaagCTTAATTCGGAGGAGCGCCCAGATTGTACAGGTTTTCTTCTAATgcagaaacaagaaaatagtACTACTTTCTGCATATTAATTTATAACACAGAGAAAAAATATGATGAACATTGGGTTGTTTTGTCTCTTTTAGCTGTAGGCACAATCGCACTACCTCGGTTAAAAAGCTATGTCATATGACCTACAGGTCCTTTACTTGTATTTATGCATACTTGGtgtgtccttttttttttcttctctttttcagtttttgtttttatatataaatacacatACTTTTCTCAGGGTTAAGGATATATATACTTGGTCTGTctattttatgattttaaaaattcatcGAATTactcaaaaaattattttgttatgtaTTGAATGACTCAAAAACACCTAATTGTAGTCATGTTTGTCTACTAATTTTGGGAGGTGTGTCCCATTTGGAACTTACCCATATGCTCTTAATCAGGTGGAGGAGGGTCTGATTAagggagaaatttttttaatttaatttaatttcaggTCAATTAGCACTGCAAACACTTCACACCGAATATGGACTGAATTGTCTCACGACATTCTGAATCCAACTCACGTATCGATTTAATGGGTAAGGATTGAGCAATTTACAGTTGGTGTTtagggtgtttttttttcttcatgtgtTTATAATTGTGATTGGTTGTTGTTATATCATGCAACAAAACAAAGGGactggagaaagaaaaaaagagacaaGAAAGAAATGGCTGCATTCTGCAAATTCACCGGCTCTCCATcaaacaattttaattttgggtgTAAAATTAGGCAGAGGGTGCACGTGGAAATGCAACGGACAACTAGCTTTCCAAAATATTCCCTAAAATAGTTAAACCTAAGAATAACACTGTTAGGTattgtttaatattttgaattaaCGAGGTTCATTCTCCTTCAATTTAGAGGGATACCTTGGTGGCTTAGGAttccaaattctttttttcatgTTAGAACTTAACTTAGATGCTAGGGGTGGGATGATTATGACAGCTATATGGAGTATTGGCCTTCCCAAGGATTGTCTTGTTCGTGTTAAATGCGCGTTGAACTCTAGAAATAATATCATTTTAGACAACTTGTTTGCGTACACTTTAGCATGTTTGCATCTCAGTAGTATCCATATGTTGTTGATATATATTGACTATAGAGTCAATATAGTCTATTTAAgcgggttttttttttaatacaagcgaactctaaattactttaaactactctaaattaatataattttaatttaagagGAAGGGGATTCAAATTCAGGTAAAACAAGGAGAGCTCACGGTCTTAACCAACTAGCCTAACTCACGTTACCTATATAAGAGGTATTTAAATAGTGCCAACATTTCACTTGCATTTAGTGCTAATTCTGCTCATAAACTTGTGATGGTGCTATTTTTGCTCATGATAGTTATAACAACGATATTTGTAGGAACAATTTCCACAATGAAGACGAGTTCTATTTTCAATTTCCATATCTCCATTATAATTAAATGTAACTAAAGAGTATTGTGAGCGAAGCGGTTTTCCCTACACGTTATAGCCCCAAATATCGGCCACCCAGCTATATGGACTTGTTTTAGCTGCCCAAGCATTTAAGCCCGACGGTACAATTCTGttatgtggtttttttttttttcgggggTCGAAATTCTATTATGGTTAATTTCCTGGTTCTGcaaaggtatagccgcgcagctatactctttaaaataaaaaaatagaacatgtatagccgagcggctatactcttcaaaataaaaaaaaatcaaaaggtatagccgaacggctatactatttaaacaaacaatttaaaagagtatagccgcacggctgtactatttaaatatttacaaattctttaaatatattcgaataagCTCGCATCTAGTGTGAACAGAAGGCTACACAAgcataatataataaactaaATGATGATATAATCAATGAGGCAAAATCGTGCTTCAACTACATTCATTACAAGATCAAAATCCCCTCAAGAAAATGTAAACAGACAACGGGTAACACCAAATATAAAAAGCATTCAGGACAACTACCTCAAGCTTCCCGTTTAGGTTCATTGGAAACGTGCAATGCAACCTCATAAAAAACTGGCAGAAGACATAGTGACCAGCTTATCATAAATAGTCAATTTTATAATTCTTACACATTACGAATGAAGCattagaaattaatataacatGAGACCTTAACAAACTCGAAGAAATTGCTAATCACGCATCAAGTGCATATGAACCCAATTACACTGTCACACTTTGAGAGAGATATGAAACTTGTTCCGTGTGAAGTGGCCGGCAACTGTGCCACAGATAATAAGGGATACAGAAACATGGCAAACCACAAGCCAAAGAGGGATAGGGATTAAAACAAGTATGAACCTGAAGAAATGGGGAAAGAATATCTCTGTTGTAAGGTagtgttggaattttaaaaggttttaaaaatttaaccgttttatttatttaattattttggtggttttattttatttattgtgggggttataagtatttaatattcaggttttatttttggttggtaaaagctttaattttttgattggtgaacttttatggttggtgaaggttacacgtttttggatgcctataaaaggccactcctccttcacatttgaaaacacacgatatatacaatacactatcagaatatcacatacacattctaattctctccttttctacttttacatatattctctactttattattattattttgggcaatggttatgtgacttggatacctatatctgtatgtgaacgtgctcatagcagatcttgagtttgtgtacaaggggtcgtatcttggagtcttgtagaccgtcagtacctacacgtagggaggctacaaaggctttaggacagcgtctttgacgtgcttcactgtaccaaactcaccttcttacttattatttattttcctttacttacctattattttgttttcttcaattttattatatcttcaaagctttccaatttgtttatatgttataaATGTTTAGTATTTGGCTTtacggaaagaggaaaactattattttttataacaatctaaagcctttgtaaGTTAAAGTTGTTTTCTTCCCGTATTCCTAGCTTTAATATCTTTTAACTCTTTGACTGAAGCTTTTGCATTTGTATTggattttcaaaatgaaaattacgaTTATTTTGGGTAGATGCAGTTTGAAGCTTTCATGTTGTCTATACAATTTCAACTGCTTTAAATATTGTTGGTacatttatatgtttataatttgttgCTAACGTTTGGGAAATTAATGCTggtgtttgaaaataaaaacctacAGACTAATTTATgtggtattattattataactcaacgtattattattttatgtggtGTGTCTGTTTTCTACAGCAcacttgtttttaaaatacatttcaGAATCTTTAAAATGTTAATAGCATTCAAAAGCTAATTAATGATCAttgaaataatgaaaaaatatatatattgaagtgAGCTATGTTTTTCTAAACTACTGTTTGTTTTAAATAACTTGTATCGTTTCATTACCGATTACTTAATTATTATTCATTAATCAATTTATGGTGAAACATCCAATATTGAATGGTTGAAGTGTTTCAAACCGAAACATTGAAGTGTTTCAAACCGAAACATTGaagtttttcaaaatctttggtCTGATAATTTCAAAGCAagtatatatttgattttattgtgttGGGCCTTTTACATTTGCCTTTCATTTTGGTTGCCATCAATATTCTTTTATATAACGGTCccttatatttttgttgttggactTAATATCATTTTATTGTTCTTACTTTTGGAAGTCCTTCATACCAACGTAAGaagtaattataatatattcttagcactaaagTTTAGTGTTTGAAATTACTGTTTTAATGTTGGGTTTCTATGCACTATCTTTATGTCGtttaatgaattatgaattaataTTGAACAGACAAtttagttttccttttatgaagACAAATATGATTTGAATAC belongs to Prunus persica cultivar Lovell chromosome G4, Prunus_persica_NCBIv2, whole genome shotgun sequence and includes:
- the LOC18778510 gene encoding uncharacterized protein LOC18778510, producing MVREAYAYGSTTAASNMEMSGGGGDGGVMSNMKPAWLEGLMAETFFGGCGVHENRRKNEKNIFCLHCCLSICPHCLHSHRSHPLLQVRRYVYHDVVRLGDLEKLIDCSYIQPYTINGAKVIFLNQRPQSRTCKQGSANICLTCDRILQEPFHFCSLSCKVDHLVYQGEDLSGILYRFDESDFTISQFEGLRMDGSEVIDDDGHMIPSSIIEDPLQYRASSCSNEATSDSVMSQEPEVIKKKKKKGSGFLPGIVLSLSSRRKGAPQRAPLS